The genomic window GCAGGGGGCTCATATCACCGTCTCTTTCGCCAACCAGACCGGGATCGCGACCACGATCCACTCCCACGGGGTGCGCCAGGACAACGCGCAGGATGGCGTTCCGGATGTGACCCAGCCGGCGATCGCTCCGGGAGCCAGCTACGTCTACCATTTCCGCTTCCCAGACCCCGGAGTCTACTGGTACCACCCCCATTTCCGGGATGATTTCGAGCAGGAGCTCGGCCTCTTCGGGGTCTACATGGTCGAGCCCACCGAGAAGGATTATTGGGGTCCGGCCAACCGAGAAGTTCCGCTGGTCCTCTCCGACATCCTGATCAAGGACGGCGTGGTCCCCGAATATCATGCCGACTATATCAACTTCGCGTTCATGGGAAGGTACGGGAACATCCCGCTCGTCAACGGGAAAACGCATGCCGTGATCGACGTCAAGAAGGGAGAGGTCCTTCGCCTCTACCTGGTTGACAGCGCCTCGGCCCGCCCCTTCCGGATCCAGACGCCCGGTGTCCAGATGAAGCTCGTCGGTACGGATGGGGGACGCTACGAGCGCGAGCAGTGGGTCGACGCCGTGGTCGTCTCTCCCTCGGAGCGGCAGATCGTCGAGTGCTACTTCCCGAAGGAGGGGGAGTACAAGCTCATCCACCACGCCGTCGACCCGCTGGTCGGCGCGCGGACCTACGAGCTCGTGACCTTCCGCGTCGGCTCGGAAGAGGAGAGCCAGTCCTACGCCAAGGAGTTCGCAACTCTGCGGGAGAACAAGGCGACCATCGACGAGACGGAGGCGCTGGCTACCCGCTTTCGCGACACGCCTCCGGACAAGACGATCCGCTTTCTCGTCTCGGTCTCAAAGCAGGCCGCCAAGGGGCTCGAGGAGCCGGGGAGCGCCCCTTCTGGCGCTCCAAAGCCGGGTGCCGCCTTTCCCGGGCTCCTGACGATCCTGGCCAAGACCGGAGCCAAGGTCGAATGGGAAGACCACATGTACAATCAGAACAAGGCATCGACCTCGCGCGAGGTACACTGGCAGATCGTCGATCTCGATACCGGCAAGGTCCTGGGACAGAAGATGGAAAAAGGCATGGGCGACATGGGGGGCAACATCGACTGGACCTTCAAGCAGGGAAGCTTCGCCAAGATCCGGATCATCAACGACATCCATTCCCTCCACCCGATGCAGCATCCCTTTCACATCCATGGACAGCGTTTTCTGGTCCTCAACACCAACGGAGAGGATAACCCGAACAAGGCTTGGAAGGACACGGTGCTCGTCGGCGCGGGCGACACGATGGATATCCTGGTCGAGATGAGCAATCCCGGAACCTGGATGGCCCACTGCCATATCCTGGAGCATCTCCATAGCGGGATGATGTTTTCCTTCGCTGTCACACCTTAGCACGTAGCCATCCTATTGCTTCGTGCGATTCCTGCCGTTATGCTCTCTTGGGTAGTCTCGGGAAGAGGAGAGCGCTATCGCTATCGCCCGCTAGGGCTACGAATCGCGATCTGACGAGGATGGAGAGCGCAGAGGAAGAGGAGCCTATGAGAGGAAGTCAGCGAGTCCTGGCGATTGTCTGGATCATAGCCGCTTGGGCATCGGCGGCCGTTGCCGCGCCCCTTCCTCCCGACCTCGACGCGGTGATGCCCCCCTACCTCGCGATGGGAAAGGCGCTCGCGGAAGACTCGCTCAAAGGAATTCCCTCCCAGGCGACTGCGATGAAAGGCCTCGTCGAGCGCGCAGGAAGCGGCTTCTTCCCGAAGGAGCTGCCCCAAGATCTCGATCGACTCGCCAAAGCGGGCGATCTCGATGCCGCCCGTCTCGCATACAAGGACGTCAGCGACCGGCTGATCACCCTCTTCCGGGAGCACAAGGTCCAGACGGGCCGCTACTTCGTCTGCACCTGCCCGATGGCGCAGGCGAGCTGGATTCAAGCCGACAAGGAGATCAAGAATCCCTATTACGGCTCGGCCATGCTTCTCTGCGGCGATGTGACGGAAACTTTTTAGCTTGGCCGCTTTCCGTTACCGCAGGAAAAGCGGCAGGCCCCGCAAACGGATCCGAAGAGAAAAGCCGCTGGGCTGCTGAAGCTCCGTTCGTGAACCGAACTGAGCCGACGGACTAGAACCCCCCCGCTGAGAGGTACGTCGGACCGTGAGCGAGCGTCCTGGATTTGGCTACCCTCGCTCTCGGTAGTCGCTTGCCTTGCTCACTACCCTGCCTGCAGGCCGGCTGCCCGTTTCCGTCCCATTTCTCGGTCGATCCGGGCAGACCGCCTGCAAAATCGTTCCGACTTGTGCGAAGGTGGTTAGCCCTTGATCGCAAAAGCCGCGACGAAAATCAGCATCCAACAAAGGACGAGCCAGATTGCACCCATATATCTCTCCTCCTCTCCCTGCAGCGGGCCACCCGCTTTTCCTCCCACTTCTGGTGGGCGGTGCCGCAGCCCGCTCCGATGCTCCCAACTTTGCCCAACGGACGCGAGGCGCGCAAGAAATTTGTGCTCTTGAACTGCAACGAAGGGAATGGGCCGAATCGACCTTCCGAAAGGTCCGGGAGAACGAGATCGCATTTCCGGAAAACCGCCTTTGTGGCAGGAGACTTTTCCCGAGACGGCTCCGCTCTCATGCGGAAACCGTCCGCAAGGCCAACTTTCTTCTCCGTCTGCATCATTCTTGCATTTCCAAGCCCGGAAACTTTGCTAGGTTAGTCCTTATGGTTGCCAATCCCAAATGGCCGCCCCCGGGAGGAGACGGAAGCGATACGAATTTTCGCAACCTCTTGATCTTTCTTTTCGTCGTGATCACCCTCACCGTCATTCGATTTGCCTACGAGTTGACGGGCGGATTGGGATTTTTTTCGCCCGCCCAGTGGTAGTTCAGCAGCTCCACCGGCGAAGTCCGGAGCGCCTCGCTCCCGCCGCAGGCAATTATGGGCGGTGGCTTCGCGCAAGGAAGGCGAGCACGGCCAGCAGAAAGCAAAGCCCAAGGACCACTGCGAGATCGCCGCGAAGCCGTGCCGGATCGCGCTTCCAACTATAGGCCGCCCGTAGTCCGTAGGCGGCCAAGAGAAAGAGCAGGAGGCCGCCGGCCCCACTGAGGAGCAGACGCCACAGCCTTTCGCTCATCGGTGCTCCCGCGGCCTGCGCGGCAAACCGGGCCCGGCGAACCTACTTCGCCTCATTTCGGGCCGCAATCGGCCCTTTCTTCGCGGAGCCATCCGCTCCGACCGTAAGCTCCTCTCCACCATGGAGCCCATATTGCTCCTTCTTCGCCCCGACCGTCACCGCCGCCTCTCCCGTAACGACCTCCACGACCTCCTTCCCCTCCTTGAGCGCGATCGAGTAGCTTCCCGCCTGCTTGCTCGTCGTCGTCGACTGAGGGGTAGCCACCTCCACATCCTTGCCGGTAAAGCGCATCTTGCCCGCAACGAGCCGGAAGCGCATCGGATTTTCTCCTACCAGCTCGGCGTTGCTCGACGGCTCGACGACAACCTTGTCCGGGCTGCCCGCCCAACCGAGCGTGCAGGTGGCAAAGCTGTTCGTCCGGATGACCCGGCCCGCATCCAGGGTATCCCCCTCGCTGAGCTGGACCGCATAGTTTGACGTCGCCAAGCCGGTCCCCTCGATGGAAAGTACCTGCGCCCCAAAGGTGGCGCAAGGAGCAAGCAGCAGCGCAAGCATTCCCGCCACCGGCAGGCGAGGCGCCCGTCTCCCACTCGTTCGGCCCGACGGAGGATTCCTCTCTCCGCTTCTCTTTCCCATCCTACGCTCCCATTCCATCACACATCCTCCTTTATTTCTTTCCGGTGCCCGCCTCAGCCCTAGACTAGATTGCCCGATCGGGCCGATCCCAGACTCCATTCCGGGAACGTTCCTAATGCATTTGCACGCAACATAGCAATCACGACGTGCACCCTTTGCGCTCTTTCCGGGTGCCCGCCACGGCAGCGCTCTTTGTTCTTTGTGCGCTCCCGCCGATCGGAGTGCGCATTCCGAGGCGGATCAAAAAGAGGCGCGCCCCACCCTCCCCTTCGGGGGGAGGCGCAGGGCGCGCCTGACGCAACTCTTTCGCTGCGGTCGAGCCGTCCTACATCTGCGTCACGCCGAACTTCG from Methylacidimicrobium sp. B4 includes these protein-coding regions:
- a CDS encoding multicopper oxidase family protein — encoded protein: MLQPVGRTKRSAWLLLLAAAVVAAAGSLLLLQKRGAGPSGHYDFSVDPDAYPGTKPSEVVHLKDGESFSLSAVKVQETIAGAKVKQLAYNGSVPGPFFWIPQGAHITVSFANQTGIATTIHSHGVRQDNAQDGVPDVTQPAIAPGASYVYHFRFPDPGVYWYHPHFRDDFEQELGLFGVYMVEPTEKDYWGPANREVPLVLSDILIKDGVVPEYHADYINFAFMGRYGNIPLVNGKTHAVIDVKKGEVLRLYLVDSASARPFRIQTPGVQMKLVGTDGGRYEREQWVDAVVVSPSERQIVECYFPKEGEYKLIHHAVDPLVGARTYELVTFRVGSEEESQSYAKEFATLRENKATIDETEALATRFRDTPPDKTIRFLVSVSKQAAKGLEEPGSAPSGAPKPGAAFPGLLTILAKTGAKVEWEDHMYNQNKASTSREVHWQIVDLDTGKVLGQKMEKGMGDMGGNIDWTFKQGSFAKIRIINDIHSLHPMQHPFHIHGQRFLVLNTNGEDNPNKAWKDTVLVGAGDTMDILVEMSNPGTWMAHCHILEHLHSGMMFSFAVTP
- a CDS encoding DUF3347 domain-containing protein; protein product: MRGSQRVLAIVWIIAAWASAAVAAPLPPDLDAVMPPYLAMGKALAEDSLKGIPSQATAMKGLVERAGSGFFPKELPQDLDRLAKAGDLDAARLAYKDVSDRLITLFREHKVQTGRYFVCTCPMAQASWIQADKEIKNPYYGSAMLLCGDVTETF